A stretch of the Lactuca sativa cultivar Salinas chromosome 9, Lsat_Salinas_v11, whole genome shotgun sequence genome encodes the following:
- the LOC111882616 gene encoding uncharacterized protein LOC111882616: MAKHLCFRIVGDVTNISEYIRQRQDARGVDGFSEIQKCVVAVRQLAYGSVSDSWDKYFQMLECVARDSLDEFCICVVTIYGPWYLRKLTFTNVQSLYVHHASVHGFPSMLESLDCLHWAWGSCPNAWQWQFTRGDKGHPTVILEVVVSHDLWIWHVFFGAPNSNNDINVLDMSSIFNGFCDASAPNYPFQVNGTTYSYGYYPVDDIYPEFVVFVKTLTCLGDPKRIKYKTYQEKAKNDVERAFGVLKKR; this comes from the coding sequence ATGGCGAAACATTTATGTTTTCGTATAGTTGGTGACGTTACTAACATTTCTGAATATATTAGACAACGCCAAGATGCAAGAGGTGTGGATGGGTTTTCAGAAATACAAAAATGCGTAGTTGCGGTTCGTCAATTAGCTTACGGTTCTGTTTCTGATTCATGGGACAAATATTTTCAAATGCTTGAGTGTGTAGCTAGGGACAGTTTAGATGAGTTTTGCATATGCGTTGTCACTATTTACGGTCCATGGTATTTGCGTAAACTCACTTTTACTAACGTTCAATCATTATATGTTCATCATGCTAGTGTTCATGGCTTTCCTAGTATGCTTGAAAGTTTGGATTGTCTTCATTGGGCTTGGGGTAGTTGTCCTAATGCATGGCAATGGCAATTTACACGGGGTGATAAGGGGCACCCGACAGTCATACTTGAAGTTGTTGTGTCACATGATCTTTGGATTTGGCATGTTTTTTTTGGTGCTCCCAACTCAAACAACGATATTAATGTTTTAGACATGTCGTCCATATTCAATGGGTTTTGTGATGCGTCCGCACCTAACTATCCATTTCAAGTGAATGGAACGACGTACAGTTATGGGTATTATCCTGTTGATGATATTTACCCTGAATTTGTTGTGTTTGTGAAAACGCTAACATGTCTAGGTGATCCCAAACGCATCAAGTATAAAACATACCAAGAAAAGGCTAAGAATGATGTCGAACGAGCATTTGGAGTCCTCAAGAAGCGTTGA
- the LOC111882621 gene encoding probable pre-mRNA-splicing factor ATP-dependent RNA helicase DEAH2 isoform X1 translates to MGTERKRKVSLFDVVDEATATAKVNKANGGGAVHGINNSTGGMSLVNSWNGRPYSQRYFDILEKRKTLPVWHQKEEFLKVLKENQTLILVGETGSGKTTQIPQFVLEAVEVESADRRKKYMVGCTQPRRVAAMSVSRRVAEEMDVTIGEEVGYSIRFEDCSSAKTVLKYLTDGMLLREAMTDPLLERYKVIILDEAHERTLATDVLFGLLKEVLKNRPDLKLVVMSATLEAEKFQGYFFGAPLMKVPGRLHPVEIFYTQEPERDYLEAAIRTVVQIHMCEPPGDILVFLTGEEEIEDACRKITKEVGNMGDQVGPVKVVPLYSTLPPAMQQKIFEPAPPPLTEGGPAGRKIVISTNIAETSLTIDGIVYVIDPGFAKQKVYNPRVRVESLLVSPISKASAHQRSGRAGRTQPGKCFRLYTEKSFNNDLQPQTYPEILRSNLANTVLTLKKLGIDDLVHFDFMDPPAPETLMRALEVLNYLGALDDEGNLTKLGEIMSEFPLDPQMGKMLVVSPEFNCSNEILSISAMLSVPNCFVRPREAQKAADEAKARFGHIDGDHLTLLNVYHAYKQNNEDQSWCYENFVNQRALKSADNVRQQLARIMARFNLKLCSTDFNSRDYYINIRKAMLAGYFMQVAHLERTGHYLTVKDNQVVHLHPSNCLDHKPEWVIYNEYVLTSRNFIRTVTDVRGEWIVDIAPHYYDLDNFPQCEAKRVLEKLYKKREKDKEESRSRR, encoded by the exons ATGGGTACAGAAAGGAAAAGGAAGGTGAGCTTGTTCGACGTCGTAGATGAAGCCACAGCGACCGCTAAGGTTAACAAAGCAAACGGCGGAGGCGCCGTTCATGGTATCAACAATAGCACGGGTGGTATGTCTCTCGTGAACAGCTGGAATGGACGCCCTTACTCACAGCGTTATTTTGATATCTTGGAGAAGAGGAAGACTCTACCAGTTTGGCATCAGAAAGAAGAGTTTTTGAAAGTACTCAAAGAGAATCAGACGCTTATTTTAGTCGGAGAAACCGGTAGTGGTAAAACAACTCAG ATTCCTCAGTTTGTCTTGGAAGCTGTGGAGGTAGAGAGTGCTGATAGACGCAAGAAATACATGGTTGGTTGTACCCAACCTCGTAGGGTGGCTGCAATGTCAGTTTCCCGTAGAGTTGCAGAGGAAATGGACGTAACAATTGGAGAGGAAGTGGGTTACAGCATTCGTTTTGAAGATTGCAGCAGTGCCAAAACTGTCTTGAA GTACTTGACAGATGGTATGCTTTTGAGAGAAGCCATGACAGATCCACTTCTGGAGAGGTATAAAGTGATAATTCTTGATGAGGCTCATGAGAGAACGTTAGCTACTGATGTTTTGTTTGGGCTTCTAAAGGAAGTCCTTAAGAACAGACCTGATCTTAAGCTGGTTGTAATGAGTGCCACTCTTGAAGCTGAAAAGTTTCAGGGTTATTTCTTCGGTGCACCATTAATGAAAGTTCCTGGTAGACTTCACCCTGTTGAAATATTCTACACTCAAGAACCCGAAAGGGACTACCTTGAAGCAGCAATCCGAACAGTGGTGCAAATACACATGTGTGAGCCACCTGGCGACATTCTTGTTTTTCTAACCGGAGAGGAGGAGATAGAAGATGCATGTCGGAAAATTACAAAAGAAGTTGGAAACATGGGAGACCAGGTGGGTCCCGTGAAAGTTGTTCCTTTGTATTCGACACTCCCTCCAGCGATGCAGCAGAAGATATTTGAACCTGCTCCACCTCCATTGACAGAAGGTGGTCCTGCTGGAAGGAAGATTGTGATTTCAACAAACATTGCAGAAACCTCTTTGACCATAGATGGCATAGTTTATGTGATAGACCCTGGTTTTGCAAAGCAGAAGGTTTATAATCCGCGTGTACGTGTCGAGTCTTTATTGGTTTCTCCAATATCAAAAGCAAGTGCTCACCAGAGATCAGGTCGTGCTGGAAGAACACAGCCTGGTAAATGTTTTAGGCTCTACACAGAGAAAAGTTTCAATAATGATCTTCAACCTCAGACCTACCCTGAGATCCTTCGATCCAATCTTGCAAATACGGTTCTTACTTTGAAGAAACTGGGTATAGATGATCTGGTTCATTTTGATTTTATGGACCCTCCTGCCCCTGAGACTTTGATGCGTGCTTTAGAGGTTTTGAATTACTTGGGAGCTTTGGATGATGAAGGAAACCTGACAAAGCTGGGTGAAATCATGAGCGAGTTTCCATTAGATCCTCAGATGGGGAAGATGCTTGTGGTGAGCCCTGAGTTCAACTGTTCCAACGAAATTCTTTCCATCTCGGCTATGCTATCAG TACCCAATTGCTTTGTACGGCCTAGAGAAGCTCAGAAGGCTGCTGACGAGGCAAAAGCAAGGTTTGGACACATCGATGGGGATCATCTCACGCTCTTGAATGTGTATCATGCCTACAAGCAGAACA ATGAGGATCAATCATGGTGTTATGAGAACTTTGTGAATCAAAGGGCGCTCAAGTCTGCTGATAACGTGAGGCAACAGCTGGCTCGGATCATGGCAAGGTTCAACCTCAAGTTATGCAGCACAGATTTCAACAGCCGGGATTATTACATCAACATCAGGAAAGCCATGCTGGCAGGCTATTTCATGCAGGTTGCACATTTGGAGCGAACTGGACATTATTTGACTGTCAAAGATAATCAA GTGGTTCATTTGCACCCATCAAACTGTCTGGACCACAAGCCAGAATGGGTTATTTACAATGAATATGTGTTGACAAGCAGGAATTTTATACGCACTGTTACAGATGTTCGGGGTGAATG gatTGTTGATATTgctccacattactatgatcttGACAACTTCCCACAATGTGAAGCCAAGCGGGTTCTAGAGAAGCTGTACAAGAAAAGGGAAAAAGACAAGGAGGAGAGCAGAAGCAGAAGATAG
- the LOC111882621 gene encoding probable pre-mRNA-splicing factor ATP-dependent RNA helicase DEAH2 isoform X2: MGTERKRKVSLFDVVDEATATAKVNKANGGGAVHGINNSTGGMSLVNSWNGRPYSQRYFDILEKRKTLPVWHQKEEFLKVLKENQTLILVGETGSGKTTQIPQFVLEAVEVESADRRKKYMVGCTQPRRVAAMSVSRRVAEEMDVTIGEEVGYSIRFEDCSSAKTVLKYLTDGMLLREAMTDPLLERYKVIILDEAHERTLATDVLFGLLKEVLKNRPDLKLVVMSATLEAEKFQGYFFGAPLMKVPGRLHPVEIFYTQEPERDYLEAAIRTVVQIHMCEPPGDILVFLTGEEEIEDACRKITKEVGNMGDQVGPVKVVPLYSTLPPAMQQKIFEPAPPPLTEGGPAGRKIVISTNIAETSLTIDGIVYVIDPGFAKQKVYNPRVRVESLLVSPISKASAHQRSGRAGRTQPGKCFRLYTEKSFNNDLQPQTYPEILRSNLANTVLTLKKLGIDDLVHFDFMDPPAPETLMRALEVLNYLGALDDEGNLTKLGEIMSEFPLDPQMGKMLVVSPEFNCSNEILSISAMLSDTDSCNFSVFSVMKLLANGLC; encoded by the exons ATGGGTACAGAAAGGAAAAGGAAGGTGAGCTTGTTCGACGTCGTAGATGAAGCCACAGCGACCGCTAAGGTTAACAAAGCAAACGGCGGAGGCGCCGTTCATGGTATCAACAATAGCACGGGTGGTATGTCTCTCGTGAACAGCTGGAATGGACGCCCTTACTCACAGCGTTATTTTGATATCTTGGAGAAGAGGAAGACTCTACCAGTTTGGCATCAGAAAGAAGAGTTTTTGAAAGTACTCAAAGAGAATCAGACGCTTATTTTAGTCGGAGAAACCGGTAGTGGTAAAACAACTCAG ATTCCTCAGTTTGTCTTGGAAGCTGTGGAGGTAGAGAGTGCTGATAGACGCAAGAAATACATGGTTGGTTGTACCCAACCTCGTAGGGTGGCTGCAATGTCAGTTTCCCGTAGAGTTGCAGAGGAAATGGACGTAACAATTGGAGAGGAAGTGGGTTACAGCATTCGTTTTGAAGATTGCAGCAGTGCCAAAACTGTCTTGAA GTACTTGACAGATGGTATGCTTTTGAGAGAAGCCATGACAGATCCACTTCTGGAGAGGTATAAAGTGATAATTCTTGATGAGGCTCATGAGAGAACGTTAGCTACTGATGTTTTGTTTGGGCTTCTAAAGGAAGTCCTTAAGAACAGACCTGATCTTAAGCTGGTTGTAATGAGTGCCACTCTTGAAGCTGAAAAGTTTCAGGGTTATTTCTTCGGTGCACCATTAATGAAAGTTCCTGGTAGACTTCACCCTGTTGAAATATTCTACACTCAAGAACCCGAAAGGGACTACCTTGAAGCAGCAATCCGAACAGTGGTGCAAATACACATGTGTGAGCCACCTGGCGACATTCTTGTTTTTCTAACCGGAGAGGAGGAGATAGAAGATGCATGTCGGAAAATTACAAAAGAAGTTGGAAACATGGGAGACCAGGTGGGTCCCGTGAAAGTTGTTCCTTTGTATTCGACACTCCCTCCAGCGATGCAGCAGAAGATATTTGAACCTGCTCCACCTCCATTGACAGAAGGTGGTCCTGCTGGAAGGAAGATTGTGATTTCAACAAACATTGCAGAAACCTCTTTGACCATAGATGGCATAGTTTATGTGATAGACCCTGGTTTTGCAAAGCAGAAGGTTTATAATCCGCGTGTACGTGTCGAGTCTTTATTGGTTTCTCCAATATCAAAAGCAAGTGCTCACCAGAGATCAGGTCGTGCTGGAAGAACACAGCCTGGTAAATGTTTTAGGCTCTACACAGAGAAAAGTTTCAATAATGATCTTCAACCTCAGACCTACCCTGAGATCCTTCGATCCAATCTTGCAAATACGGTTCTTACTTTGAAGAAACTGGGTATAGATGATCTGGTTCATTTTGATTTTATGGACCCTCCTGCCCCTGAGACTTTGATGCGTGCTTTAGAGGTTTTGAATTACTTGGGAGCTTTGGATGATGAAGGAAACCTGACAAAGCTGGGTGAAATCATGAGCGAGTTTCCATTAGATCCTCAGATGGGGAAGATGCTTGTGGTGAGCCCTGAGTTCAACTGTTCCAACGAAATTCTTTCCATCTCGGCTATGCTATCAG ATACAGATAGTTGCAATTTCTCAGTATTCTCTGTGATGAAGCTCTTAGCAAATGGACTCTGCTGA
- the LOC111882621 gene encoding probable pre-mRNA-splicing factor ATP-dependent RNA helicase DEAH2 isoform X3, with translation MGTERKRKVSLFDVVDEATATAKVNKANGGGAVHGINNSTGGMSLVNSWNGRPYSQRYFDILEKRKTLPVWHQKEEFLKVLKENQTLILVGETGSGKTTQIPQFVLEAVEVESADRRKKYMVGCTQPRRVAAMSVSRRVAEEMDVTIGEEVGYSIRFEDCSSAKTVLKYLTDGMLLREAMTDPLLERYKVIILDEAHERTLATDVLFGLLKEVLKNRPDLKLVVMSATLEAEKFQGYFFGAPLMKVPGRLHPVEIFYTQEPERDYLEAAIRTVVQIHMCEPPGDILVFLTGEEEIEDACRKITKEVGNMGDQVGPVKVVPLYSTLPPAMQQKIFEPAPPPLTEGGPAGRKIVISTNIAETSLTIDGIVYVIDPGFAKQKVYNPRVRVESLLVSPISKASAHQRSGRAGRTQPGKCFRLYTEKSFNNDLQPQTYPEILRSNLANTVLTLKKLGIDDLVHFDFMDPPAPETLMRALEVLNYLGALDDEGNLTKLGEIMSEFPLDPQMGKMLVVSPEFNCSNEILSISAMLSALSKWTLLTKRGPPL, from the exons ATGGGTACAGAAAGGAAAAGGAAGGTGAGCTTGTTCGACGTCGTAGATGAAGCCACAGCGACCGCTAAGGTTAACAAAGCAAACGGCGGAGGCGCCGTTCATGGTATCAACAATAGCACGGGTGGTATGTCTCTCGTGAACAGCTGGAATGGACGCCCTTACTCACAGCGTTATTTTGATATCTTGGAGAAGAGGAAGACTCTACCAGTTTGGCATCAGAAAGAAGAGTTTTTGAAAGTACTCAAAGAGAATCAGACGCTTATTTTAGTCGGAGAAACCGGTAGTGGTAAAACAACTCAG ATTCCTCAGTTTGTCTTGGAAGCTGTGGAGGTAGAGAGTGCTGATAGACGCAAGAAATACATGGTTGGTTGTACCCAACCTCGTAGGGTGGCTGCAATGTCAGTTTCCCGTAGAGTTGCAGAGGAAATGGACGTAACAATTGGAGAGGAAGTGGGTTACAGCATTCGTTTTGAAGATTGCAGCAGTGCCAAAACTGTCTTGAA GTACTTGACAGATGGTATGCTTTTGAGAGAAGCCATGACAGATCCACTTCTGGAGAGGTATAAAGTGATAATTCTTGATGAGGCTCATGAGAGAACGTTAGCTACTGATGTTTTGTTTGGGCTTCTAAAGGAAGTCCTTAAGAACAGACCTGATCTTAAGCTGGTTGTAATGAGTGCCACTCTTGAAGCTGAAAAGTTTCAGGGTTATTTCTTCGGTGCACCATTAATGAAAGTTCCTGGTAGACTTCACCCTGTTGAAATATTCTACACTCAAGAACCCGAAAGGGACTACCTTGAAGCAGCAATCCGAACAGTGGTGCAAATACACATGTGTGAGCCACCTGGCGACATTCTTGTTTTTCTAACCGGAGAGGAGGAGATAGAAGATGCATGTCGGAAAATTACAAAAGAAGTTGGAAACATGGGAGACCAGGTGGGTCCCGTGAAAGTTGTTCCTTTGTATTCGACACTCCCTCCAGCGATGCAGCAGAAGATATTTGAACCTGCTCCACCTCCATTGACAGAAGGTGGTCCTGCTGGAAGGAAGATTGTGATTTCAACAAACATTGCAGAAACCTCTTTGACCATAGATGGCATAGTTTATGTGATAGACCCTGGTTTTGCAAAGCAGAAGGTTTATAATCCGCGTGTACGTGTCGAGTCTTTATTGGTTTCTCCAATATCAAAAGCAAGTGCTCACCAGAGATCAGGTCGTGCTGGAAGAACACAGCCTGGTAAATGTTTTAGGCTCTACACAGAGAAAAGTTTCAATAATGATCTTCAACCTCAGACCTACCCTGAGATCCTTCGATCCAATCTTGCAAATACGGTTCTTACTTTGAAGAAACTGGGTATAGATGATCTGGTTCATTTTGATTTTATGGACCCTCCTGCCCCTGAGACTTTGATGCGTGCTTTAGAGGTTTTGAATTACTTGGGAGCTTTGGATGATGAAGGAAACCTGACAAAGCTGGGTGAAATCATGAGCGAGTTTCCATTAGATCCTCAGATGGGGAAGATGCTTGTGGTGAGCCCTGAGTTCAACTGTTCCAACGAAATTCTTTCCATCTCGGCTATGCTATCAG CTCTTAGCAAATGGACTCTGCTGACCAAACGTGGGCCTCCTCTGTGA
- the LOC111882622 gene encoding long chain acyl-CoA synthetase 1 has product MDKQFAVKVEDGRKGVDGEPSVGPIYRNLLAKDGFPPLDADLKTTWDVFRNSVEKYPNNKMLGWRELVDGSWGPYIWKTYKTVYEEVLHAASAIRASGIGAGCKVGIYGSNCPQWIVAMEACNAQSYISVPLYDTLGPGAVNFILDHAEVDVVFVQDKKVKELLNPECTHTQRLKLIVCFTSMKEEEKEKADSMGIKSYSWSEFLHMGSKNPSDLQTPKASDICTIMYTSGTSGDPKGVILTHENTTTNIRGVDLFMEQFEDKMTVDDVYLSFLPLAHILDRIIEEYFFRNGASVGFYHGNINELREDMMELKPTFLAGVPRVLERIHEGVLKGLEEVNPRRRKIFNILYNYKLRWMKAGYKQKYASPLADLLAFRKVKNRLGGRIRLIVSGGAPLSREVEEFLRVTSCAFVLQGYGMTETCGLATLGFPDEMSMLGAVGSPFVYTDMRLEEVPEMGYDPLADPPRGEICLRGKTSFAGYYKNPELTNEVMQDGWFHTGDIGEMQPNGVLVIIDRKKHLIKLSQGEYIALEYLEKVYGITPIVEDIWVYGDSFKSSLIAVVVPNKEQAEKWALQNGFKVSWSELCKLRQLQDYIISELKSTAQRNKLRGFEHIKGIIMEERTFEEEKDLLTATLKKRRDKLMNRYKVGIDDLYKSFTVNKR; this is encoded by the exons ATGGATAAGCAGTTTGCAGTGAAGGTGGAAGATGGAAGAAAAGGAGTTGATGGTGAGCCATCTGTTGGTCCGATTTACCGTAATCTTCTAGCGAAAGATGGGTTCCCCCCTCTTGATGCTGACTTAAAAACTACTTGGGATGTCTTTAG GAATTCTGTTGAAAAATATCCCAACAACAAGATGTTAGGATGGCGTGAGCTTGTTGACGGCAGC tgGGGGCCATATATATGGAAAACTTACAAGACTGTATACGAGGAGGTTCTGCATGCTGCTTCGGCGATTAGGGCTTCCGGAATCGGAGCT GGCTGTAAAGTGGGAATCTATGGATCAAATTGCCCTCAATGGATTGTGGCAATGGAG GCTTGCAATGCCCAGAGTTACATTTCTGTACCTCTCTATGATACCCTTG GACCAGGAGCAGTGAACTTCATATTAGACCATGCTGAAGTTGATGTTGTTTTTGTCCAGGATAAAAAAGTAAAAGAA CTGTTGAATCCAGAATGTACGCATACTCAGCGGTTGAAAT TGATTGTTTGCTTCACTTCAATGAAGGAGGAGGAAAAGGAAAAGGCGGATTCCATGGGGATAAAATCATATTCATGGAGCGAATTCCTTCATATG GGGAGTAAAAATCCATCAGATCTGCAGACACCTAAAGCATCTGATATATGTACAATCATGTACACCAGTGGCACAAGTGGAGATCCAAAAGGTGTTATATTGACTCATGAAAATACTACAACAAACATAAGAGGAGTCGATCTTTTTATGGAACAATTTGAGGACAAG ATGACAGTGGATGATGTTTATTTGTCTTTCCTGCCTCTTGCTCACATCCTAGACCGTATAATTGAAGAATACTTTTTCCGTAATGGTGCTTCTGTTGGGTTCTATCATGGG AATATCAACGAACTGAGGGAAGATATGATGGAGCTGAAGCCAACATTTTTGGCTGGAGTACCTCGAGTTTTGGAAAGAATTCATGAAG gTGTGCTTAAAGGATTAGAAGAAGTTAATCCAAGGAGGAGGAAAATATTCAACATTCTATACAACTA CAAACTTAGATGGATGAAAGCAGGTTACAAGCAGAAATACGCATCACCACTTGCAGATCTTCTTGCTTTCAGGAAGGTTAAGAACAGATTAGGTGGTAGGATCCGTCTTATTGTATCTGGAGGGGCTCCATTAAGCAGAGAGGTAGAAGAGTTCTTGAGGGTTACCTCATGTGCTTTTGTGTTGCAAGGATATG GGATGACAGAGACGTGTGGTTTGGCTACTTTAGGGTTTCCAGATGAAATGTCGATGCTTGGGGCTGTTGGTTCACCTTTTGTATACACAGATATGCGTCTTGAAGAGGTTCCAGAAATGGGTTATGATCCATTGGCTGATCCACCACGTGGTGAAATATGTCTCAGGGGGAAAACATCGTTTGCTGGATATTACAAGAATCCAGAGCTCACAAATGAGGTCATGCAAGATGGATGGTTTCATACAGGTGACATAGGAGAGATGCAACCAAACGGGGTGTTGGTGATTATTGACAGGAAGAAACATCTGATAAAGCTGTCTCAAGGGGAGTATATTGCACTTGAATATCTGGAGAAAGTCTATGGCATCACGCCCATTGTTGAAGAT ATTTGGGTGTACGGGGATAGCTTCAAGTCATCTTTGATTGCAGTAGTGGTACCAAATAAAGAGCAGGCTGAAAAGTGGGCGCTTCAAAACGGGTTTAAAGTTTCCTGGTCTGAGCTGTGTAAACTCAGGCAGTTACAAGATTATATCATCTCTGAGCTTAAATCTACTGCACAGAGAAACAAG CTAAGAGGTTTTGAACATATCAAGGGTATAATTATGGAGGAGAGAACATTTGAAGAGGAAAAAGATTTGCTGACTGCAACTCTGAAGAAGCGAAGGGATAAACTTATGAACCGTTACAAG GTGGGAATTGATGATCTCTACAAGAGCTTCACAGTCAACAAACGCTGA